One region of Lytechinus pictus isolate F3 Inbred chromosome 8, Lp3.0, whole genome shotgun sequence genomic DNA includes:
- the LOC129266259 gene encoding zinc finger protein 431-like translates to METDVSTDQPGSSTMATIVNPASVEAADIKQGVNTDVPSGTTITVVDASQTSDLGGLLQASEMMEIITQEVTTLAQANGGVTEAITTVAPVMAQNGVVLQASELMKQIMEQVNIKQEDGEDAPQTVYAEIRPPEQMMIEDPSSGQDKQTGLVDTFAMYTDDENQPEEMVHQQSDNMGGSTKVLHVQATQEPVEGDPNSVEASRTLTVVITNFPDHLKTQVLSYSCMSCGSAFNEVVDLMSHVCTGTAPLIANASSVVINTGLGTSAPEIDPNKTVISTADLFYRCDECPKKYVKKTDLVRHKNAHHKKGDTVKLKHPLVNRVDLLDTANIEQQQMVEENIIITENGQFQCAVCLKCCKRKFDLKRHLLTHSNIRDRPHSCEHCDKRFLTASHLRQHLRAHAGIKPFACDVCGKTFARSSEVTRHKVMHQRDGGGGGSAGVEDGVGDGMIETNNSVNSVEEDEMVVPEVVPVSMVSALGSLSYECTDCSETFLNKKDLQLHLFEKHTFQCKQCATVFPTVSTLERHMAEHREEVYTCIECSMVFVHKKQLKQHNKQKHREKYREKHREKHAERQREQEDTQENRTEDQEDGVRYQCDICFKEFRKNSNLKRHMVTHTERERRHQCELCEKKFLTSSHLKAHHMQKHSEERPNKCPYCDKRFARKHDLKRHLSIHDAERERPFECDQCDKKYIAASHLRDHQIVHTADDEVL, encoded by the exons ATGGAAACGGATGTGAGTACAGACCAACCAGGTTCATCCACCATGGCGACCATTGTAAACCCAGCGAGCGTAGAAGCAGCAGACATCAAGCAAGGTGTCAACACCGATGTCCCTTCAGGAACTACCATCACAGTTGTCGATGCATCCCAGACATCTGATCTTGGAG gtCTTCTACAGGCATCCGAGATGATGGAGATAATCACACAGGAGGTTACTACACTCGCCCAAGCTAATGGAGGGGTCACAGAGGCAATTACAACAGTCGCACCTGTCATGGCGCAGAATGGGG ttgttCTTCAAGCTTCTGAGCTAATGAAACAAATCATGGAACAGGTGAATATCAAACAGGAGGACGGGGAAGACGCTCCACAGACGGTCTATGCTGAAATCAGACCACCAGAAC AGATGATGATAGAAGACCCAAGCTCTGGCCAAGATAAACAAACAG GGTTGGTTGACACATTTGCTATGTATACCGACGACGAGAATCAACCAGAGGAGATGGTTCATCAACAATCAGATAACATGGGTGGTTCAACCAAGGTTCTTCATGTTCAAGCTACGCAGGAACCAGTGGAAGGAGATCCCAACAGTGTTGAGGCCTCAAG GACGTTGACGGTTGTGATCACCAACTTCCCAGACCATCTCAAGACACAGGTCCTCTCCTACAGCTGTATGTCATGTGGGAGTGCGTTCAACGAGGTCGTCGACCTCATGTCACATGTCTGCACAGGCACCGCCCCCCTCATTGCCAATGCCAGCAGCGTAGTCATCAACACAG GTTTGGGTACAAGTGCTCCGGAGATTGACCCTAACAAGACCGTCATCAGCACCGCCGACCTCTTCTATCGATGTGACGAATGCCCAAAGAAATACGTCAAGAAGACGGACCTAGTCAGACATAAAAATGCTCACCATAAAAAGGGGGACACTGTCAAG ttgAAGCATCCATTAGTAAACCGGGTGGACCTGTTAGATACAGCAAACATAGAACAGCAGCAGATGGTCGAAGAGAACATCATCATTACCGAAAATGGCCAGTTTCAGTGTGCTGTTTGCCTAAAGTGCTGTAAGCGGAAGTTTGATCTGAAACGTCATCTGTTAACCCACAGTAACATCAGAGACCGGCCGCACTCGTGCGAGCACTGTGACAAGAGATTCCTGACAGCCAGCCATCTTAGGCAGCATCTCCGGGCCCATGCTGGTATCAAACCGTTTGCGTGTGACGTGTGTGGGAAGACGTTTGCACGTTCCAGCGAGGTCACGCGGCACAAGGTCATGCACCAGAgagatggaggaggaggaggcagTGCTGGAGTCGAGGATGGAGTAGGAGATGGCATGATTGAAACCAACAATTCTGTAAACTCTGTAGAAGAGGATGAGATGGTTGTTCCGGAGGTGGTTCCGGTGTCGATGGTCTCAGCGCTGGGGTCTCTCAGCTACGAATGCACCGACTGTTCAGAGACATTCCTCAATAAGAAAGACTTGCAGCTTCACCTGTTTGAGAAGCACACGTTCCAATGCAAGCAGTGCGCCACAGTGTTCCCAACCGTAAGTACCTTGGAGCGGCACATGGCCGAGCACCGGGAGGAGGTGTACACCTGCATAGAATGTTCCATGGTGTTTGTCCACAAGAAACAGCTCAAACAGCACAACAAGCAGAAGCATCGGGAAAAGTATCGAGAAAAGCACCGGGAGAAGCACGCGGAACGGCAACGGGAGCAAGAGGACACGCAAGAGAACCGAACTGAGGACCAAGAGGATGGGGTTAGGTATCAGTGTGATATATGCTTCAAGGAGTTCCGCAAGAATAGCAATCTCAAGCGGCACATGGTGACCCACACGGAGCGGGAAAGGCGGCACCAGTGCGAGCTCTGCGAGAAGAAGTTCCTGACAAGCAGTCACCTGAAGGCTCACCACATGCAGAAGCACTCGGAGGAGAGGCCCAACAAGTGTCCGTACTGCGATAAGAGGTTCGCCCGGAAGCACGACCTGAAGCGGCACCTGTCCATCCACGATGCGGAGAGAGAGAGGCCCTTTGAGTGCGACCAGTGTGACAAGAAGTACATCGCAGCTAGTCATCTTAGAGATCATCAAATAGTGCATACAG CCGATGATGAGGTGCTTTAG